The Gymnogyps californianus isolate 813 chromosome Z, ASM1813914v2, whole genome shotgun sequence genome has a window encoding:
- the RNF170 gene encoding E3 ubiquitin-protein ligase RNF170 isoform X1, which translates to MASHQAEVQSLKLDNDSVIEGISDQVLVAVVLSFTFIAALVYTLLRNEHQNIHPENQELVRALRQQLQTEQQDASAGDRHRFYTDMSCPVCLQQATFPIETNCGHLFCGSCIIAYWRYGSWLGAIRCPICRQTVTLFLPLFGEDQQDATQVFQDVNDYNRRFSGQPRSIMERIMDLPTLLRHAFREMFSVGGLFWMFRIRIFLCLLGALLYLASPLDFLPEALFGILGFLDDFFVIFLLLIYISIMYREVVTQRLNR; encoded by the exons ATGGCCAGTCACCAAGCAGAAGTTCAGAGTCTGAAGCTAGATAATGATTCAGTTATAGAAGGAATAAGTGACCAGGTACTGGTGGCAGTTGTGCTCAGTTTCACTTTCATTGCTGCTCTGGTATATACGCTTTTAAG AAATGAACATCAGAACATACACCCAGAAAATCAAGAGCTAGTGCGAGCTCTTCGTCAGCAGCTGCAAACTGAGCAG CAGGATGCTTCTGCTGGTGATAGACATCGCTTCTATACAGATATGTCCTGTCCAGTCTGTTTGCAACAGGCTACATTTCCTATAGAAACAAACTGTGGACATCTCTTCTGTG GTTCCTGCATTATTGCCTACTGGAGGTATGGCTCATGGCTCGGTGCCATCCGTTGTCCAATCTGCAGACAAACg GTAACGTTGTTTTTACCACTCTTTGGTGAAGATCAGCAGGATGCAACCCAAGTATTTCAAGATGTTAATGATTACAATCGGAGATTCTCAGGGCAGCCCAGATCT ATTATGGAAAGAATTATGGATCTGCCCACTTTATTGCGGCATGCTTTCAGGGAGATGTTTTCTGTTGGGGGCCTCTTCTGGATGTTTCGCATCAGAATATTCCTCTGCTTGCTTGGAGCCTTACTCTACCTGGCTTCACCTCtggattttcttcctgaagCCCTCTTTGGAATTCTGGGGTTCTTGGAtgatttctttgtcatttttcttctgctgataTATATCTCTATCATGTACCGAGAAGTGGTAACACAGAGGCTGAATAGATGA
- the RNF170 gene encoding E3 ubiquitin-protein ligase RNF170 isoform X2 has protein sequence MASHQAEVQSLKLDNDSVIEGISDQVLVAVVLSFTFIAALVYTLLRNEHQNIHPENQELVRALRQQLQTEQDASAGDRHRFYTDMSCPVCLQQATFPIETNCGHLFCGSCIIAYWRYGSWLGAIRCPICRQTVTLFLPLFGEDQQDATQVFQDVNDYNRRFSGQPRSIMERIMDLPTLLRHAFREMFSVGGLFWMFRIRIFLCLLGALLYLASPLDFLPEALFGILGFLDDFFVIFLLLIYISIMYREVVTQRLNR, from the exons ATGGCCAGTCACCAAGCAGAAGTTCAGAGTCTGAAGCTAGATAATGATTCAGTTATAGAAGGAATAAGTGACCAGGTACTGGTGGCAGTTGTGCTCAGTTTCACTTTCATTGCTGCTCTGGTATATACGCTTTTAAG AAATGAACATCAGAACATACACCCAGAAAATCAAGAGCTAGTGCGAGCTCTTCGTCAGCAGCTGCAAACTGAGCAG GATGCTTCTGCTGGTGATAGACATCGCTTCTATACAGATATGTCCTGTCCAGTCTGTTTGCAACAGGCTACATTTCCTATAGAAACAAACTGTGGACATCTCTTCTGTG GTTCCTGCATTATTGCCTACTGGAGGTATGGCTCATGGCTCGGTGCCATCCGTTGTCCAATCTGCAGACAAACg GTAACGTTGTTTTTACCACTCTTTGGTGAAGATCAGCAGGATGCAACCCAAGTATTTCAAGATGTTAATGATTACAATCGGAGATTCTCAGGGCAGCCCAGATCT ATTATGGAAAGAATTATGGATCTGCCCACTTTATTGCGGCATGCTTTCAGGGAGATGTTTTCTGTTGGGGGCCTCTTCTGGATGTTTCGCATCAGAATATTCCTCTGCTTGCTTGGAGCCTTACTCTACCTGGCTTCACCTCtggattttcttcctgaagCCCTCTTTGGAATTCTGGGGTTCTTGGAtgatttctttgtcatttttcttctgctgataTATATCTCTATCATGTACCGAGAAGTGGTAACACAGAGGCTGAATAGATGA